Proteins encoded in a region of the Psychromicrobium lacuslunae genome:
- a CDS encoding thiamine pyrophosphate-dependent enzyme, translated as MTQARNERLSTASTLEVPALALSSEQQRELYQLLETVRHLDLSAIAWQRQGIIPGYAPERGQEAAQVGSAYAMNRELDFIFPTYRELGVARAWGVDMVAYMSTHKASWHGGLYDPVASRFAPIQAVVGGSVLHAVGWAHGQTLNGPLNTSTDEPQPSGKYGVAISYFGDGASSQGDVHEAMNFASVFKAPVIFFVQNNGWAISVPTDRQVAGGSVAARAAGYGMPTIQVDGNDIEAVYAATSAARTHAASGQGPVLIEAMTYRRGPHSTSDDPGRYRSLDEERSEAGQDPVDRYAEKLQAAGVVDQTFLANALSNAQDEEEQVRAGVIALGSRPGQEMFDFVYAEPTAELKAQAASWREESEHV; from the coding sequence ATGACCCAAGCCCGTAATGAACGCCTCAGCACGGCGTCAACCCTTGAGGTGCCCGCATTGGCGCTGAGCAGCGAGCAACAGCGAGAGCTTTATCAGCTGCTGGAAACAGTTCGCCACCTTGACCTTTCGGCAATTGCCTGGCAACGCCAAGGCATCATCCCGGGCTATGCGCCAGAGCGTGGCCAGGAAGCGGCACAAGTTGGTAGCGCCTATGCGATGAATCGGGAGTTGGACTTCATCTTCCCGACCTATCGTGAACTGGGAGTAGCGAGAGCCTGGGGGGTGGACATGGTGGCCTACATGTCCACCCACAAGGCGAGTTGGCACGGCGGACTCTATGATCCGGTGGCTAGCCGCTTCGCCCCCATCCAGGCCGTAGTCGGCGGTTCGGTGCTACACGCCGTGGGTTGGGCGCATGGACAGACTCTCAATGGCCCGCTCAACACCAGCACCGACGAACCCCAGCCCAGCGGCAAGTATGGTGTTGCAATCAGTTACTTTGGTGACGGCGCCTCCTCTCAAGGCGATGTGCATGAAGCAATGAACTTTGCCAGCGTGTTCAAGGCCCCGGTGATCTTCTTCGTGCAGAACAATGGCTGGGCGATTTCGGTGCCCACCGATCGCCAGGTGGCAGGCGGCTCGGTGGCCGCGCGCGCCGCCGGCTATGGCATGCCGACCATCCAGGTCGACGGTAACGATATCGAAGCGGTCTATGCCGCCACCTCAGCAGCCCGCACCCATGCGGCCTCGGGGCAGGGGCCGGTGCTGATCGAAGCCATGACCTATCGCCGTGGCCCGCATTCCACCAGCGACGATCCGGGCCGATATCGCAGTCTCGATGAAGAACGGAGCGAGGCAGGCCAGGATCCGGTTGACCGCTACGCCGAGAAGCTTCAGGCGGCTGGCGTGGTCGATCAGACCTTCTTAGCCAATGCGCTCAGTAACGCACAAGACGAGGAAGAACAGGTCCGGGCCGGTGTGATCGCGCTCGGCTCACGACCTGGTCAGGAGATGTTCGACTTCGTTTATGCCGAGCCCACCGCTGAATTAAAAGCCCAGGCAGCGTCCTGGCGTGAGGAGAGCGAACATGTCTGA
- a CDS encoding alpha-ketoacid dehydrogenase subunit beta: MSEITTISMQKALNLALADSLRADPKVLILGEDVGTLGGVFRITDGLQAEFGSQRVFDTPLAESGILGMSVGLALAGYHPIPEVQFDGFAYPAVNQIISQIGRMNYRSRGTMPMPITLRMPSFGGLRAPEMHTESLEAMLAHVPGLKVVSPADPQQAYHLLKLAASMPDPVMFLEPKPRYWQKAEVDVTNPGNLQGARIAREGKHVSLIAYGAMVARCLQVAELAAEDGIEVEVVDLRWLKPIDTATVAASVAKTRRAVVVHEAPLTAGLGGEIASRITEACFDTLKAPVERVTGFDVPYPSGDLEDEYVPNVDRILFGIQRVLTYKRLGA; the protein is encoded by the coding sequence ATGTCTGAGATCACGACTATCTCAATGCAGAAAGCGCTCAATCTAGCCCTCGCAGACTCGCTCCGTGCGGACCCTAAGGTGCTGATTCTTGGCGAGGATGTCGGCACCCTGGGCGGAGTTTTTAGGATTACCGACGGATTGCAGGCCGAGTTTGGCTCGCAACGGGTTTTCGATACCCCGCTTGCCGAGTCTGGGATCCTGGGCATGAGCGTCGGACTCGCGCTGGCAGGTTATCACCCGATCCCCGAAGTCCAGTTCGACGGCTTCGCCTATCCGGCGGTGAATCAGATCATTAGTCAGATTGGCCGGATGAATTACCGCAGCCGCGGCACCATGCCAATGCCGATCACCCTCCGGATGCCAAGTTTTGGCGGGCTGCGCGCACCAGAGATGCATACCGAGAGCCTCGAGGCCATGCTGGCGCACGTGCCCGGACTCAAGGTGGTCTCCCCCGCGGACCCGCAACAGGCTTACCACCTGCTCAAGCTTGCTGCCAGCATGCCCGACCCGGTAATGTTCCTCGAGCCCAAGCCCCGCTACTGGCAAAAAGCCGAAGTCGACGTCACCAACCCGGGTAATTTGCAAGGTGCCCGTATTGCTAGGGAAGGTAAGCATGTCAGCCTGATCGCCTACGGCGCGATGGTGGCCCGTTGCCTGCAGGTCGCCGAATTAGCGGCCGAGGACGGCATCGAGGTTGAGGTAGTCGATCTGCGTTGGCTGAAACCTATCGACACCGCGACCGTGGCTGCCTCGGTGGCCAAAACTCGCCGCGCCGTGGTGGTACACGAGGCACCGCTCACCGCGGGTCTGGGCGGCGAAATTGCCAGTCGGATCACCGAAGCCTGCTTTGACACGTTGAAAGCACCGGTTGAACGAGTTACCGGCTTCGACGTACCGTATCCTTCAGGAGATCTCGAAGACGAATATGTCCCCAATGTGGATCGCATTCTCTTCGGAATTCAACGAGTGCTGACCTACAAACGGCTTGGAGCGTAG
- a CDS encoding biotin/lipoyl-containing protein yields MAEISFPLPDLGEGLIEATVLEWLVAEGDQIERNTPLVEVETTKSAVELPSPQAGKVVKTFGEPGDTINVGDPLIIFEVPDDTAGIVGTVPTEEAPKRRVKLSLNLDED; encoded by the coding sequence ATGGCTGAAATTTCCTTCCCCTTACCGGACCTTGGCGAAGGCTTGATTGAAGCCACCGTGCTGGAGTGGTTGGTCGCCGAAGGCGATCAGATCGAACGGAACACTCCGCTGGTCGAAGTGGAAACCACCAAATCAGCGGTAGAGCTGCCCTCCCCGCAGGCCGGCAAGGTGGTGAAGACCTTTGGCGAGCCCGGCGACACCATCAACGTCGGTGATCCACTCATTATTTTTGAGGTTCCCGATGACACCGCTGGCATCGTCGGCACCGTGCCCACTGAGGAAGCACCTAAACGCCGCGTCAAGCTCTCGCTGAACCTCGACGAGGACTAA